The genomic segment AAAAACAATATTCCAATGATCATAGCTTTCCGACGTCCGATCCGAAACTTGATAAAAGGCAGTCCCTTTTTTTTATAAATCCGTGCTGTACATTTACGATACCTGATCAATGGACGCAGACGATAATAATCCCCAGCATTCATTTTAAAGCGGAAACCATGCGTAATCCTCCGAATATCCCAGAGTTCAATGCCAAAATTACTCATTTTATTTAACAACCTCTCTAAAGCATTTCCTTTAAGTTCCACCACCACATAACCTTTAATATAGCGCCAGATAGCTTTAATCACGCTTGAATCACCTCTTCACCTAAAGACAAACCGGTGATCTCACCTCTTATTTGAATCTCTTCATCGGAAATACTCTCAATCACTAAATTTCGCCCGATAAGTAGTATTTCTCCTTTTTGCAATCGAATACGGATCCGTTCACGACCATATTCTAAAACTCCCCGATGATTCTCCAGAATAAGAGATTTGCCTCCCACCATCATTATCAAAGGTAATTTAAGTATTACTTCCGGTGGAAGGCCAAAAGTATTTATGAAGCGATCTGTAAAACGCTTTTTAATTCCCATAGTACTTTCCCCCTTTGCTACTACTATTAACTCTATGCGGGGGAGAAGTAAATAATTCTAAAAGCCTGTAAGTTAGTCTGTGGGATTATTAATCGATTGAAAGTTATCACTTTTTAAGTCAATGTATAATTTTCCGTCAGTTCCTAATTGAGCTAAATTGACTTCTTCAACACTATTTACCTGCTGTGCCCTTAATTGATCTTTTAACCACTGGACATCTAAATTATTTTGTTCTAAATTCTGGTATATAATTTTTCCATCAATTATCAATTCCGTTGGAAGTCCCTCATACTTAGTATCAAGATTAAGATCTTTCGGTGTAACAGGTCGATTTTGACTTTTGGGTAAAACACTAATCTTCCCATCTGTCTCCATTAGAGCAAATTCTACATCTGAAACTTTAAAAATATTTTTTTCTCTAAGCTGTTTCATTAAATCATCCAAAGTCAGGCGCAATTTACTTAAATTTTCTTCTAAAATCTTGCCATTTTGAATCAAAAGAGTCGGTTCACCTTCGATAATCTTTCTTCCTTTTCTGAATTTTAGTGAAATGAAACTCAATGATAAAGAATAAACTGTCCATAGAAATAATGCAAGAAAGATTGGCCCTGGATTACTTTTTAGATCAATCGTCAATGCAGCTGCTAAAGTACCAATAGTAATTCCAATAATATAATCAAAATAGGTTAGATTTGAGATCAATTTTTTAGCCAATACCCTGGTAAAGAAAAATAATATAATAAATGAAAAAGTTGCTCTTAAAAAAACTTCTGAATAAGCAGACATAATTTATGGCTTTTACCCTCCTTTTTCACTTTTTATTTCTGTTCTTTAGTGGCAAAGAAAAGCTCACCTTTTGTATTCAAACTGGCAAAAACCACATCTTCCACAGATTGAACTCCCTGTTTTCGTAACTGATCACGGAGCCACTCTTCAGTTAGATTAATCTCTAACAGATTTTTATGATTGATCTTGCCATCCATAATCAACGGAGTCGGCAACCCCTCATAAGAAGT from the Anoxybacter fermentans genome contains:
- the yqfC gene encoding sporulation protein YqfC, producing MGIKKRFTDRFINTFGLPPEVILKLPLIMMVGGKSLILENHRGVLEYGRERIRIRLQKGEILLIGRNLVIESISDEEIQIRGEITGLSLGEEVIQA
- a CDS encoding YetF domain-containing protein; translated protein: MSAYSEVFLRATFSFIILFFFTRVLAKKLISNLTYFDYIIGITIGTLAAALTIDLKSNPGPIFLALFLWTVYSLSLSFISLKFRKGRKIIEGEPTLLIQNGKILEENLSKLRLTLDDLMKQLREKNIFKVSDVEFALMETDGKISVLPKSQNRPVTPKDLNLDTKYEGLPTELIIDGKIIYQNLEQNNLDVQWLKDQLRAQQVNSVEEVNLAQLGTDGKLYIDLKSDNFQSINNPTD